One Desulfatiglans anilini DSM 4660 DNA segment encodes these proteins:
- the infB gene encoding translation initiation factor IF-2 — protein MAKVRVYELAKELNVDSKKLVEDLNAAGIDVKNYMSTLDDDAVAQARKLGSSPVAEVIEEKRVKPTVIRRRKKRIEVEEPVAAEAAPPAEEAPPEAEAPEEAPVSMQMEAEAEARVEVSAPPAAEEAPVEEAPPPAEEALRAEAAVEEPSVSEEILEVEEAIEAKEALPVEETAAALEQVAEAVQAVEEPEPAGKAEEAERAPIEAEAEEPVQVAPAVETVFPAREGKPKGKKSKKKKMDQPAKIIKRAEEGPLRDLIAKEVAEEAEGEEVPAPAARAMTPAEIARDVAEKAKKGKPARKRKDRKVEEAEEAAEKRKARKKEVYERADLYQGRAKRKDKKGGKPGREAPKRARQTEITVPKAIKRRIKFQESATVGELAKAMGVKSADLIRKLLQQGLMANINQSLDYETASLVADDFGYELEREVFEDAAILAETEDRPEDLIARPPVVTIMGHVDHGKTSLLDYIRNSKITAGESGGITQHIGAYYVRTDGGDIVFLDTPGHEAFTAMRARGAKVTDLIVLVVAADDGVMPQTREAINHARAAQIPIVVAVNKIDKPEANIDRVKRELAELDLVPEEWGGQVIFGYISAKTGEGVDDLLGLILLQAEIMELRGNPNKPGRGIVIEAQLDKSKGPVATVLNKNGTLRPGDYIIIGDYYGHVRAMANHRGARVDKAGPSVPVEIYGINGVPMAGDEFAVLPDEKTAKTIIEHRKGRARPQEAKRGLVSLDDLFDRIKEGAVKELNIVLKTDVQGSLEALADSLVKLSTEEVKLKIIHSATGAITESDVMLAAASGAIILGFNVRANPRVRDIAEKEQVDIRYYDVIYNAIKDIRLAMAGLLEPVYKEQVIGRAEIRETFKIPKVGVIAGCQVTDGHVERNSRVRLLRDDVVIFDGRLASLRRFKEDVKDVQTGYECGIGLENFQDIKTGDVVEAYQVEEVAAEL, from the coding sequence ATGGCGAAAGTCAGAGTTTATGAACTTGCAAAAGAGCTCAACGTAGACAGCAAGAAGCTGGTCGAAGATCTGAATGCTGCCGGCATCGACGTCAAGAATTACATGAGCACGCTTGACGATGATGCGGTTGCGCAAGCCAGAAAACTTGGCTCGAGCCCTGTCGCTGAAGTCATCGAGGAGAAGCGCGTCAAGCCGACCGTCATTCGGCGCCGGAAAAAACGGATCGAGGTCGAGGAGCCTGTCGCCGCCGAGGCTGCCCCCCCGGCCGAGGAAGCCCCTCCAGAGGCTGAAGCTCCTGAAGAGGCGCCTGTCAGCATGCAGATGGAGGCAGAGGCCGAAGCCCGGGTCGAAGTGAGCGCTCCGCCTGCAGCGGAGGAGGCTCCGGTGGAAGAGGCCCCGCCGCCGGCGGAGGAAGCTCTGCGGGCGGAGGCGGCGGTCGAGGAACCTTCGGTCTCGGAAGAGATTCTTGAGGTCGAAGAGGCAATTGAAGCGAAAGAGGCGCTTCCCGTTGAAGAGACTGCGGCAGCGCTGGAGCAGGTGGCTGAGGCTGTGCAAGCCGTAGAGGAGCCGGAGCCGGCCGGGAAGGCCGAAGAGGCTGAGCGGGCACCCATAGAAGCCGAGGCGGAGGAGCCTGTCCAAGTCGCACCAGCCGTTGAGACCGTTTTCCCGGCGCGCGAGGGGAAGCCTAAAGGCAAGAAGTCCAAGAAGAAAAAGATGGATCAGCCGGCGAAAATCATCAAGCGGGCCGAAGAGGGCCCTTTGCGTGATTTGATCGCCAAGGAAGTGGCGGAAGAGGCCGAAGGGGAGGAAGTGCCCGCTCCTGCTGCACGAGCCATGACCCCCGCCGAAATCGCCCGCGATGTCGCCGAAAAGGCCAAAAAGGGCAAACCCGCAAGGAAAAGAAAGGATCGGAAGGTCGAGGAAGCCGAGGAGGCCGCGGAAAAGCGGAAGGCGCGCAAGAAAGAAGTCTACGAGCGAGCCGACCTCTATCAGGGTCGCGCGAAGCGGAAGGATAAGAAGGGTGGGAAGCCAGGCAGGGAGGCTCCCAAGCGCGCGAGACAAACCGAGATCACCGTTCCCAAGGCGATCAAGCGCCGCATCAAGTTTCAGGAATCGGCCACGGTCGGCGAGTTGGCCAAGGCGATGGGAGTCAAATCCGCCGATCTCATCCGTAAGCTGCTCCAGCAGGGGTTGATGGCGAATATCAATCAGTCCCTGGATTATGAGACAGCCTCCCTTGTGGCGGATGATTTCGGCTACGAACTCGAAAGGGAGGTCTTCGAAGATGCCGCTATCCTGGCAGAGACGGAGGACCGGCCGGAGGATCTGATTGCAAGACCGCCGGTGGTGACCATCATGGGTCATGTCGACCACGGCAAGACCTCGCTGTTGGATTACATTCGCAATTCCAAGATCACGGCGGGCGAGTCGGGCGGTATCACCCAGCACATCGGCGCCTATTACGTCCGGACCGATGGGGGTGACATCGTCTTCCTGGATACGCCCGGGCACGAGGCCTTCACCGCCATGCGGGCACGCGGCGCAAAGGTTACGGATCTGATCGTGCTGGTCGTGGCCGCCGATGACGGGGTGATGCCCCAGACGCGTGAAGCGATCAACCATGCCCGTGCAGCGCAGATCCCGATCGTCGTAGCGGTCAACAAGATCGATAAACCGGAGGCCAACATCGACCGCGTCAAGCGTGAACTGGCCGAACTCGACCTCGTTCCCGAGGAGTGGGGCGGGCAGGTGATTTTCGGCTACATATCTGCGAAAACCGGAGAAGGCGTAGACGACCTGCTCGGGTTGATCCTGTTGCAGGCTGAGATCATGGAACTCAGGGGCAATCCCAACAAGCCCGGACGGGGGATCGTGATCGAGGCCCAGCTGGACAAATCGAAAGGACCTGTCGCGACAGTCTTGAACAAGAACGGGACGCTGCGCCCTGGGGACTACATCATCATCGGCGATTATTACGGACACGTCAGGGCGATGGCCAATCATCGGGGCGCGAGGGTGGACAAGGCCGGTCCGTCGGTCCCGGTCGAAATCTACGGCATCAACGGGGTGCCGATGGCCGGCGACGAGTTTGCCGTGCTTCCCGACGAGAAGACCGCGAAGACGATCATCGAGCATCGGAAGGGCCGTGCAAGGCCTCAGGAAGCCAAACGGGGGCTGGTGAGCCTCGATGACCTCTTCGACCGCATCAAGGAGGGCGCGGTCAAGGAACTGAATATCGTCCTCAAGACGGATGTGCAGGGCTCGCTCGAGGCCCTTGCGGACTCCCTCGTCAAGCTCAGCACCGAGGAGGTCAAACTCAAGATCATCCACTCGGCTACGGGGGCCATCACGGAATCCGACGTCATGCTGGCCGCGGCCTCCGGCGCTATCATTCTCGGCTTCAATGTGCGGGCGAACCCGCGGGTGAGGGATATCGCCGAGAAGGAACAGGTCGATATCCGCTATTACGACGTCATTTACAACGCGATCAAAGACATCCGCCTGGCGATGGCCGGGCTGCTCGAACCGGTTTACAAGGAGCAGGTGATCGGGCGTGCGGAGATCAGGGAGACGTTCAAAATCCCGAAGGTGGGGGTGATTGCGGGATGCCAGGTGACCGACGGGCATGTCGAGCGGAATTCGCGCGTCAGGCTCCTGCGGGATGACGTGGTCATATTCGACGGGCGCCTTGCATCACTGCGCAGGTTCAAAGAAGATGTCAAGGACGTGCAGACGGGGTACGAGTGCGGCATCGGCCTGGAGAACTTTCAGGACATCAAGACCGGCGACGTGGTCGAGGCCTATCAGGTCGAGGAAGTCGCTGCGGAGCTTTAA
- a CDS encoding DUF503 domain-containing protein, with protein sequence MVLGALRVEFFLADSHSLKGKRKVVRSMVDKVKAKFNVSIAEIDSNDKWQKIELGIAVIGNDRRYVDSCLNHVRDFLESLYLAELIHAETEVINL encoded by the coding sequence ATGGTCCTGGGTGCGCTCAGAGTGGAGTTTTTTCTTGCGGACAGCCATTCGCTCAAGGGCAAACGCAAGGTGGTCCGCAGTATGGTGGACAAGGTCAAGGCCAAATTCAACGTCTCGATTGCAGAGATCGACTCCAACGACAAGTGGCAGAAGATCGAGCTGGGTATCGCCGTGATCGGGAACGATCGACGTTATGTCGACTCGTGCCTGAATCATGTCCGCGATTTTCTGGAATCGCTCTACCTTGCGGAACTCATTCATGCAGAGACAGAGGTGATCAACCTGTGA
- a CDS encoding YlxR family protein, giving the protein MHPRRGIQPLHKACSGGHVPMRTCIACRTKRPKAEMLRLTLDAEGGRLLYGGSEGRGAYVCRDAHCWKAISEGGRLRRAFKREVKGRIPADPPWNG; this is encoded by the coding sequence ATGCACCCGAGGCGGGGGATACAACCGTTGCATAAAGCATGCAGCGGCGGACACGTCCCGATGAGGACGTGCATCGCCTGCAGAACAAAACGTCCGAAGGCGGAGATGCTCCGCCTGACGCTGGATGCGGAGGGGGGAAGGCTTCTGTACGGTGGATCCGAAGGTCGTGGGGCCTATGTCTGCCGCGATGCGCATTGCTGGAAAGCGATTTCCGAGGGGGGCCGGCTGCGCAGGGCGTTCAAGCGCGAAGTGAAGGGACGTATTCCGGCGGACCCGCCTTGGAACGGGTGA